In the genome of Flavobacterium panacagri, one region contains:
- the hemA gene encoding glutamyl-tRNA reductase, whose product MENNNVPKHLYFYSVGLSYKKADAEVRGQFSLDAVAKTRLLEQAKNDGIESLLVTSTCNRTEIYGFAEHPFQLIKLICDNSNGSVDAFQKVGFVYKNQEAINHIFRVGTGLDSQILGDFEIISQIKTSFTHSKSMGLANTFMERLVNAVIQASKRIKNETEISSGATSVSFASVQYILKNVEDISNKNILLFGTGKIGRNTCENLVKHTKNEHITLINRTKDKAEKLAGKLNLIVKDYSELHLELQKADVVVVATGAQNPTVDKAILNLKKPLLILDLSIPKNVNENVEELEGVTLIHMDYLSQLTDETLENRKLHIPAAESIIEEIKEEFVTWTKGRKFAPTINALKEKLNAIKVSELDFQSKKIADFNEAQAEIISNRIIQKITTHFANHLKDDSTMVDESIEWIEKVFKIKAS is encoded by the coding sequence ATGGAAAACAATAACGTACCGAAACACCTTTATTTTTACTCAGTTGGTCTGAGTTACAAAAAAGCTGATGCTGAGGTTAGAGGTCAATTTAGTTTGGATGCAGTTGCGAAAACGCGATTGCTGGAACAAGCTAAAAACGATGGAATAGAAAGTTTACTAGTTACTTCAACTTGCAACAGAACCGAAATTTACGGTTTTGCTGAACATCCATTTCAATTAATAAAATTAATCTGCGATAATAGTAACGGATCTGTCGACGCTTTTCAAAAAGTCGGTTTCGTTTACAAAAATCAGGAAGCAATCAATCATATCTTTCGTGTAGGAACTGGTTTAGATAGTCAGATCTTAGGCGATTTTGAAATTATATCTCAGATTAAAACTTCTTTTACGCATTCAAAATCAATGGGATTGGCCAATACTTTTATGGAAAGATTGGTAAATGCCGTAATTCAGGCAAGCAAAAGAATTAAAAATGAAACAGAAATCAGCTCTGGTGCTACTTCGGTTTCTTTTGCTTCTGTACAATATATTCTGAAAAACGTTGAAGATATCAGCAATAAAAATATCCTACTTTTCGGAACTGGAAAAATTGGAAGAAATACATGTGAGAATTTAGTAAAACATACTAAAAACGAACACATTACTTTAATCAACAGAACAAAAGACAAAGCTGAGAAATTAGCAGGAAAATTAAATCTGATTGTTAAAGATTACTCTGAATTACATTTAGAACTTCAAAAAGCCGATGTTGTGGTTGTGGCAACTGGCGCTCAAAACCCAACGGTTGACAAAGCAATTTTAAATCTTAAAAAACCTTTGTTGATTCTGGACTTGTCTATTCCTAAAAACGTTAATGAAAATGTAGAGGAATTAGAAGGTGTAACTTTAATCCACATGGATTATTTGTCTCAATTGACAGATGAAACTTTGGAAAACAGAAAATTACACATTCCAGCTGCGGAATCAATTATCGAAGAAATCAAAGAAGAATTTGTTACTTGGACAAAAGGAAGAAAATTCGCTCCAACAATTAATGCTTTAAAAGAAAAACTAAACGCTATTAAAGTTTCTGAATTGGATTTCCAAAGCAAAAAAATTGCTGATTTCAATGAAGCACAAGCAGAAATCATCAGTAACCGAATCATCCAAAAAATTACTACGCATTTTGCAAATCATCTAAAAGACGACAGTACCATGGTCGATGAAAGCATCGAATGGATCGAAAAAGTCTTCAAAATAAAAGCATCTTAA
- a CDS encoding GxxExxY protein, with protein sequence MTKKEVTQLAYEITGFAIKVHKTLEPGLLESIYEKCLKYELERNGYDVKQQLVVKIDYYDLEFESDLRIDLLVNDCVVVELKAIENLLPIHEAQLLTYMKLLQRPQGLLINFNTTNITKSMKPLVNDYFARLID encoded by the coding sequence ATGACAAAAAAAGAGGTTACACAATTGGCTTATGAAATTACAGGTTTTGCCATAAAAGTGCACAAAACTTTGGAACCTGGACTTTTAGAAAGTATCTATGAAAAGTGCCTCAAATATGAATTAGAACGAAACGGATATGATGTAAAACAACAATTAGTTGTAAAAATTGATTATTACGATCTTGAATTTGAATCTGATTTAAGGATCGATTTACTTGTAAATGACTGTGTTGTTGTGGAATTAAAAGCAATAGAGAACCTATTGCCGATTCATGAAGCACAATTATTGACATACATGAAATTATTACAAAGACCCCAAGGTTTATTGATAAATTTCAACACAACAAACATTACAAAATCAATGAAACCTCTTGTGAATGATTATTTCGCAAGATTAATTGATTAA
- the hemC gene encoding hydroxymethylbilane synthase, with amino-acid sequence MAEKTIRIGTRDSELALWQAHTVEKKLNDLGYKTSIVAVKSQGDIILDKPLYELGITGIFTKTLDIAMINGDIDIAVHSMKDVPTALPKGIVQAAVLPRANVLDILVHKGNPDFANPSTIATGSLRRQAQWFNKYPNHTVVDLRGNVNTRMQKLQDNNWDGAVFAAAGLERINLKPENYINLDWMIPAPAQGAMLVVAMENDNYTLDALSQLNDIETEICTYIERQFLRTLEGGCTAPIGSLVRYNEDEDTLHFQGVLLSIDGKQKLEINKTVDISEWKKLGFHSAQEILNNGGTELMQKIKESLKK; translated from the coding sequence ATGGCTGAAAAAACAATCAGAATAGGAACGCGTGACAGCGAATTAGCACTTTGGCAAGCACACACTGTAGAGAAAAAACTAAACGATTTAGGTTATAAAACTTCAATTGTTGCGGTAAAATCTCAAGGTGACATTATTCTGGATAAACCTCTTTACGAATTGGGGATTACTGGAATTTTTACCAAAACGCTAGACATTGCCATGATCAATGGCGATATTGACATTGCGGTTCATTCGATGAAAGATGTTCCAACAGCTTTACCTAAAGGAATTGTTCAGGCGGCTGTTTTACCAAGAGCGAATGTTTTGGATATTTTAGTCCATAAAGGAAATCCCGATTTTGCAAATCCAAGCACCATTGCAACTGGAAGTTTACGTCGCCAGGCACAATGGTTCAATAAATACCCAAATCATACGGTTGTTGATTTACGTGGAAATGTAAATACGCGTATGCAAAAACTTCAGGATAATAATTGGGACGGAGCTGTATTTGCGGCTGCAGGTTTAGAGCGAATTAATTTAAAACCAGAAAATTATATCAATTTAGATTGGATGATTCCTGCACCGGCACAAGGCGCAATGCTAGTTGTGGCAATGGAAAATGACAATTACACTTTGGATGCACTTTCTCAATTGAATGATATCGAAACTGAAATCTGTACTTATATTGAACGTCAGTTTTTGAGAACCCTAGAAGGCGGATGTACGGCACCAATCGGATCTTTGGTTAGATATAATGAAGATGAAGATACTTTACATTTTCAAGGCGTTTTACTTTCCATCGATGGAAAACAAAAACTGGAAATCAACAAAACGGTTGATATTTCAGAATGGAAAAAAC